The genome window CCTTTTGCTCCGGCTGATTATGGGACTGGACGAACGGCAGCGCTTCTTGGGGTTGAGCGCTGTAGACGAAGGCCGAGGAAGCGATCGAGACCTGCATGAAGCCAGTTTATCGCACTCCAGAGCTCTGCTGGAACACGTGATCCTCCTAAAAACTAAAGGACTTTCCAGGTTTGACACCTTCGCTCCGTCTGCATTTGTTACAGGCTCcgagggaggaggaacagaTTCACAAGTGTCTTCTTCCACAACTGCATACTGTTGAGGACTAAGTACAGGGGGGTCTGAATAGGAGCCGTGTACCTCTATTAAGTCGGAATAATTAAGTAACTGCGGACTGAGGACTGGAGCAAGAAGATAAGGGTCAGAGGAGACACACGGATTCATAGGGTACGGAGAGAGATTATCAGGCGGCTGGCAGGCTGAGGGGTGAGGTTGTGGTTCAGTATCCAATACAGGCATGACAGGGCTGAAAGTGTGAGGCTGGATCCCAGCAGAAGTGAAAGACTGTATGTCTGCAGGCAGAGCGGCTGGATTTGGGTTAGGAAGCTGATCGTCCGCTGATGGACCGGCGGAGCAAAAGGAAGGAGGGACCCTACAAGGGCTAGGGATCTGTGCTGCACCCTCTGGCTGCAGGGCCCAGACTCCATCCTCCATCCCAATATCAGAGAGAGGCTCCAGATCACAGAAATCCTCAACGGGCAAAGGTGTTGGTGGTCTGGGAGGAAGACGGAAATAtcagtgacacacagacacaattgTGATTTTCCAAAATATTTTCCGAAAAACAACTAACCTGCTGGATGTTTGTTCTGATTGTTGACATGGATTGGGATCAAATTCTGGAAACATTGCAATTACAAGCTGATCCACCGCACTGTAGTTTGACGAATCCAGTACAAATGAACGGTGCTGATCAGACTGTAAATGCTGCAGTGAACGATAAAAGACCGTATGAGACCTAGTGTCATAAGACAGAATGCAACAAATCTCTAAGTCAAAAACAATAGCACATTTCCACCTCCTCAAGATTATTGAAGTGTTGATGACAGCACTCGCAGTAGGACAGGTCCTTCCTGCGAGGTCGCCAAGGTGAAGGATTACAACTCAGCGGGGTTTCACATTTGTTCTGAATGCTGCTTTCAGCTTTTGTCTTCTCcctaaaacacaataaacaacagcACTGTAAGTCCCTCAAAACAGCATTagataaatgcatttaaaagaattaaaaaaaaaaaacgcaatgACCACAGATTATTGACTAATGTGCGAGTGATGACATCAGTCCAGTTAATCAaaccttgttttattttcttcttgcTCTTTCCGTTTTTCAAATGGAGGAGGGCGGGACTCAAAGGGACTGAATCGACCCAAGTAGCACAGAGACGGGAAGGTCATAGACTGCAAGTGCAAGGGTTTGAATTTCCTGGATATAGGACAGAAGAGGAGAATGCTTTACCACAAGAAGACAGAATCAAATGCAAGGAGGCTGGATATTTAAATGCtaaaattaatataaatgttCTGTTATAGAGTTCAGTTTGTGTGCTGGCATACGTTATCCAAGTCCAACAATGACAATCCCCTGCAGTAACATGCAGTATAGCTTGCAAAGCCTCACCAAATAGAAATCGAATCCGGTACAGCTCCAGGCTCCTGGGGAGCATCCCTGTGGGGGCTTGTCACATTACATGATAGGACTACTTAACAGGTTCAATTAAGAAAATCACCTGGGTGAAATTAAAACCCCCAGAACTGGTTTCCAGTGGGGTAGGATGGGCATGAGCATTGTTGTTTCATTGTCATTATGCTTCAACAGCAAGTAAAAGATCTAATCTGGTACTAAACAATAAATGGACCTGGGCACAAGCACTTGATTATTTCTAGGTCATTACTGTTGAAAGGAAGGCTCTTTTAGACTTTGGGTGTAGTCTGTATATCCCCGTCACCcctatttttaaaatttaaaaacaaaaaacaaacatcttacTAAACTCACCTGCTTGAGTCTTCAATTTTAAGATAAGGTGATCTCAAAGCTGTAGCTGCATACAAGTAAACCAGACAAGTTTCAAAACATTTTAACCAACACAATTCCAGAATATTTtggagaaataaaagaaacaagagaaaaaaaaaaaatatatatatatatatatatatataaaaaccaACCTTTCACGACACAACCTTGTTGTTTGGTGCAGGACTtcttcataaaaataaaaaagtttaaGACGGTTTATTTTAGCAAAGCATTAGCAGATGGACGTCACAGGCTCAAAATCTATACAATCTCAACTGCATTTAAGAACATTTGGCTTCTACTTGCTGATTTATACACAATTACATATTACTGATCCTTTGCATATATCTTAAAGTGAACAGAGCTTACCTCATGCCTCTTGCTTTTCACACTGAAGCTCTCTCTGGTCAACAGTTTTAAATACAAAAGGACGTCTGACAGCATATTAAGGAACAATCCAAGATGTTCACGATGGATGTTAGTTCTACAACTAGTTTGAgaacagcagaaaacaaacatggcgCCGCCTGCTGGTAGGAAGTGTTTACTGCACATTgatcaaatttatttatttatttacagatcCATTCGAAAAGATACCATTCACGTGCAAAATCTTCACTCCCCATGATTGGGCATTGGCCAA of Betta splendens chromosome 19, fBetSpl5.4, whole genome shotgun sequence contains these proteins:
- the dbf4b gene encoding uncharacterized protein dbf4b codes for the protein MQQRTTEEQGLLGKLGPGEKKLEGKTFYLDGVKKRSTALLLEAITLHGGRIESFLHKDVSFVVTESQEGPKEQKCSNAQEGTSGTKEEPHCPLKQQERVLSSDRQRPVTPRPVACGSRGKALLEKAIRNSERLQGSVLANAQSWGVKILHVNDVLLYLKLLTRESFSVKSKRHEKSCTKQQGCVVKATALRSPYLKIEDSSRKFKPLHLQSMTFPSLCYLGRFSPFESRPPPFEKRKEQEENKTREKTKAESSIQNKCETPLSCNPSPWRPRRKDLSYCECCHQHFNNLEEHLQSDQHRSFVLDSSNYSAVDQLVIAMFPEFDPNPCQQSEQTSSRPPTPLPVEDFCDLEPLSDIGMEDGVWALQPEGAAQIPSPCRVPPSFCSAGPSADDQLPNPNPAALPADIQSFTSAGIQPHTFSPVMPVLDTEPQPHPSACQPPDNLSPYPMNPCVSSDPYLLAPVLSPQLLNYSDLIEVHGSYSDPPVLSPQQYAVVEEDTCESVPPPSEPVTNADGAKVSNLESPLVFRRITCSSRALECDKLASCRSRSLPRPSSTALNPKKRCRSSSPIISRSKRRRITVSFGYSCTWTEQELTSAQPDSDLLARPEASYELQSCSNSHVSSMSITSTVDCGSKQTFDTFCVPAVQNFTALPHQINILCHGRASVADQPSWPFFSPAKSFDCPLPSKNSLSGPSSQDSQRSLSHSTSVCIESALIPDFAALSQSSDSDWDCELVSRMGPASAAPLSPTEQSAELDKELLHRRCAWTHNSSYESRLHTVLQPPAPGASLCGEDVEPSAFSRTVVQTVKVQH